One part of the Bradyrhizobium sp. CB1650 genome encodes these proteins:
- the flgK gene encoding flagellar hook-associated protein FlgK yields the protein MSLDIARLIAFSGLSATSVQISVTSSNISNADTTGYTEKTATQSSSVTNGVGTGVTVTGITSTVDKLLLKSLIGATSDLGAADTTNTYLTSLEKLYGSTSSSDSSSTGTSLANSIASLESALSSLASTPSSASLQSNVVGALDDVASQLRETSSGIQKLRANADQDIASSIDDVNADLQEIADLNAEIKQTAAAGQPTADLEDQRTTALQDVASKMNISYFTASNGDLQIYTTSGQALVDSTAHTISYTAAANVTASTTYTAGSSSSGFSAITVNGVDITSQITDGDIGALITLRDKTLPAAQSQLDQLAQQLASAMNGVSNSASSVPAPTSLTGTTDVTSATTLSATGTVRIAVTDQSGNLVSYGDLDLSSYSTVGDLVTAINGISGLSASVDADGHLSITATGSGNGVAINQMTSSVGSSSEGFSEYFGLSDLVTGTSASDIAVNSSILSGTNELQLATLDSSSSMTVSSTVLSSGSASVVNAFYDALTDSRTFASTGGLAATTGSFADYASAVVADVASKSSQASSNYTAKETAQSTYANSLSSQSGVNLDEESARLSTLQNKYSAASALIQAINSMYSALLTAVQST from the coding sequence GTGTCGCTCGACATCGCACGTCTGATCGCCTTCAGCGGGCTTTCGGCCACGTCCGTGCAGATCAGCGTGACGTCGTCGAACATCTCGAACGCCGACACCACCGGCTATACCGAGAAAACCGCGACCCAGTCGAGCAGCGTCACCAACGGTGTCGGCACTGGCGTCACGGTGACGGGTATCACCTCGACGGTGGACAAGCTGCTCCTGAAGTCCCTGATCGGCGCGACCTCGGATCTCGGTGCGGCCGACACCACCAACACTTATCTGACGTCGCTGGAAAAGCTCTACGGCTCGACCTCCAGCTCCGACAGCTCCTCGACCGGGACCTCGCTCGCCAACAGCATCGCTTCGCTGGAATCGGCGCTGTCATCGCTGGCGAGCACGCCGAGCAGTGCGTCCTTGCAATCCAACGTCGTCGGCGCGCTCGACGACGTCGCGAGCCAGCTACGGGAGACCTCGAGCGGCATCCAGAAGCTGCGTGCCAATGCCGATCAGGATATCGCGTCCTCTATCGACGACGTCAACGCGGACCTGCAGGAGATCGCGGACCTCAACGCCGAGATCAAGCAGACGGCGGCGGCCGGCCAGCCGACCGCGGACCTGGAGGACCAGCGCACCACCGCGCTTCAGGACGTCGCCTCCAAGATGAACATCAGCTATTTCACGGCGTCGAACGGCGATCTCCAGATCTATACCACCTCGGGCCAGGCGCTGGTCGACAGCACCGCGCATACGATCAGCTATACGGCCGCGGCCAACGTGACGGCATCGACGACCTACACGGCGGGCTCGTCATCCAGCGGCTTCAGCGCGATCACGGTGAACGGCGTCGATATCACCTCGCAGATCACCGACGGCGACATCGGTGCGCTGATCACGCTGCGTGACAAGACGCTGCCGGCGGCGCAGTCCCAGCTCGACCAGCTCGCGCAGCAGCTCGCGTCTGCGATGAACGGTGTTTCGAACAGCGCCTCGTCAGTGCCGGCGCCGACCAGCCTGACGGGGACGACCGACGTCACAAGCGCCACCACGCTTTCCGCCACCGGAACGGTGCGCATCGCCGTCACCGACCAGAGCGGCAATCTGGTCTCCTATGGCGATCTTGATCTGTCGTCCTATTCCACGGTCGGTGACCTCGTCACCGCCATCAACGGCATTTCCGGCCTGTCGGCCTCAGTCGACGCGGACGGCCATCTCTCGATCACCGCGACCGGCTCCGGCAACGGCGTCGCGATCAACCAGATGACGAGCTCGGTCGGCAGTTCCAGTGAGGGATTCTCCGAGTATTTCGGCCTCAGCGATCTCGTGACCGGGACGAGCGCGTCCGACATCGCCGTCAACAGCAGCATCCTGTCCGGCACCAACGAGTTACAGCTTGCGACGCTGGACTCCTCGTCGAGCATGACGGTGAGCAGCACGGTGCTGTCCTCGGGCTCAGCCAGCGTCGTCAATGCCTTCTACGATGCACTGACGGACTCCCGGACATTTGCCTCGACCGGCGGGCTCGCCGCGACCACCGGCTCTTTCGCCGACTATGCCTCGGCCGTCGTGGCCGACGTCGCCAGCAAGTCCTCACAGGCATCTTCCAACTACACCGCCAAGGAGACCGCGCAGTCGACCTATGCGAACTCGCTGTCCTCGCAATCCGGCGTCAACCTCGACGAGGAATCGGCGCGGCTGAGCACGCTTCAGAACAAGTATTCGGCGGCCTCCGCGCTGATCCAGGCCATCAACTCCATGTATTCGGCGCTGCTCACCGCCGTGCAGTCGACATAA
- a CDS encoding flagellin, whose protein sequence is MVAMRVATFAQSNTMIADALRVQSVMANEQIQESSGVISTDFGGYGSTAQHVVNLQVSVTRAQSYIDAATLADSKVQVMYSAVGSMTDIITQLRSQLSAASTGSSTETSSVISSARQMLEEMGSLMNTQYDGQYVFAGGKSDTAPVDLTSFSSGTSSTTTADTSYYNGDDEIASVRVAADETVSYGVTADNSAFEEVMRVLKFVANSTSLSSSDISSALDLASMALDDTAAVQAKLSSAASSIETASARQSDYKSYAETLSSDLTGVDVAAVTAQLSTYQAQLTASYSVISKILGMNLASYLK, encoded by the coding sequence ATGGTCGCGATGCGTGTAGCCACCTTCGCACAATCGAACACGATGATCGCCGACGCGCTGCGCGTGCAGTCGGTGATGGCTAATGAGCAGATCCAGGAATCCTCCGGCGTCATCTCGACCGATTTCGGCGGCTATGGCTCGACCGCGCAGCACGTCGTCAACCTGCAGGTCTCGGTGACTCGCGCGCAATCCTATATCGACGCCGCGACGCTCGCCGACAGCAAGGTGCAGGTGATGTATTCGGCGGTCGGCTCGATGACCGACATCATCACGCAGCTCCGCTCCCAGCTCAGCGCCGCCTCGACCGGCAGCTCGACCGAGACAAGCTCGGTGATCTCATCGGCGCGGCAGATGCTGGAGGAGATGGGCTCGCTCATGAACACGCAATATGACGGCCAGTACGTCTTCGCCGGCGGCAAGTCTGACACCGCGCCGGTCGATCTCACGAGCTTCTCGTCCGGCACGAGCTCCACGACCACGGCCGATACCAGCTACTACAATGGCGACGACGAGATCGCCTCGGTGCGCGTCGCCGCCGATGAGACCGTGTCTTACGGCGTCACCGCGGACAATTCGGCGTTCGAGGAGGTGATGCGCGTCCTGAAGTTCGTCGCCAACAGCACCTCACTATCGTCCTCCGATATCTCCAGCGCGCTCGATCTCGCCAGCATGGCGCTGGACGACACCGCAGCGGTGCAGGCCAAGCTGTCCAGCGCGGCGTCCTCGATCGAGACCGCGAGCGCGCGCCAGAGCGACTACAAGAGCTATGCCGAGACGCTGTCGAGCGATCTCACCGGCGTCGACGTCGCGGCCGTCACGGCGCAGCTCTCGACCTATCAGGCGCAGCTCACCGCGTCCTATTCGGTCATCTCCAAGATCCTGGGCATGAATCTCGCGAGCTATCTGAAATAG
- a CDS encoding AMP-binding protein, with protein sequence MRQNEGSLQSLIGTEPAADPAFVFDGAPLSRTELSRTIDQTVAWLAAHGVGKGDVVAIWLVNRLEWVAILFAAARLGAIVAAVNTRYRSAEVAHLLRLSGAKLLVVEAAFRSIDFAAILADVAKADVPALRKLAVVGADAIPAHWPCVRFDAFDRPYPPAPPPQDDVDVPVLLYTTSGTTKGPKLVAHSQATLATHAVSVARALQLSPQRHSMLAMLPFCGTFGMTGLLAFLAGGVTIHVLDAFEAAPALEILSEHGITHAFGSDEMFRRILALTDLPRPFPRAQVFGFAAFQPGWRELAAEAEARGLPLFGLYGSSEVQALFSIGRPSDAFADRIEGGGWPMSPEALVRVRDTETGALAAHGVSGEIEISAPSRFLGYFNNPEATRDAIAADGFFRTGDIGRLRGDGSFVYETRAGDAMRLGGFLVAPGEIEDELKACAGVADAQVVAVDLKGQARCVAFVISAQDLHEEPPQHDVLVARLRERLAGYKIPARIYVVDAFPVTDSANGVKIQRNRLRTMAMERIAAE encoded by the coding sequence ATGCGCCAGAATGAAGGATCGTTGCAATCGCTGATCGGCACCGAACCCGCCGCCGATCCCGCCTTCGTATTCGACGGCGCGCCGCTCTCGCGCACGGAATTGTCCCGCACGATCGACCAGACCGTTGCCTGGCTTGCAGCCCATGGCGTCGGCAAAGGCGACGTGGTCGCGATCTGGCTGGTCAACCGGCTCGAATGGGTTGCAATCCTCTTCGCGGCCGCCCGCCTTGGGGCGATCGTCGCCGCCGTCAACACACGCTACCGCAGCGCGGAAGTCGCCCATCTGCTCCGCCTGTCCGGCGCGAAGCTGCTGGTTGTCGAGGCTGCGTTCCGTTCGATTGATTTCGCCGCAATCCTTGCCGACGTCGCCAAAGCCGATGTGCCAGCCCTGCGGAAGCTCGCGGTCGTCGGCGCGGATGCGATTCCTGCGCACTGGCCCTGCGTACGTTTCGACGCCTTCGACAGACCCTATCCGCCGGCACCTCCGCCGCAGGACGACGTCGACGTGCCGGTTCTGCTCTACACGACGTCAGGCACGACCAAGGGGCCGAAGCTCGTGGCGCATTCGCAAGCGACGCTCGCCACACACGCCGTCTCCGTCGCCAGGGCTCTTCAGCTCTCGCCGCAGCGGCATTCAATGCTGGCGATGCTGCCGTTCTGCGGCACCTTCGGCATGACCGGCCTGCTCGCCTTCCTCGCCGGCGGCGTGACCATCCATGTGCTCGATGCCTTCGAGGCGGCGCCGGCGCTGGAGATTCTCAGCGAACACGGCATTACGCATGCGTTCGGCTCCGACGAGATGTTCCGGCGAATCCTCGCGCTGACCGACTTGCCCAGGCCATTCCCTCGCGCGCAGGTGTTCGGCTTCGCCGCGTTCCAGCCGGGCTGGCGCGAGCTCGCCGCGGAGGCCGAGGCGCGCGGGCTGCCGCTGTTCGGCCTCTACGGTTCGAGCGAGGTACAGGCGCTGTTCTCGATCGGCCGCCCGAGCGACGCCTTCGCCGACCGCATCGAGGGCGGCGGCTGGCCGATGTCGCCGGAAGCTTTGGTGCGCGTGCGCGACACCGAGACCGGTGCGCTCGCCGCTCACGGCGTCTCCGGCGAGATCGAGATCAGCGCACCGTCGCGCTTCCTCGGCTATTTCAACAATCCGGAAGCGACGCGCGACGCCATCGCCGCGGACGGCTTCTTCCGCACCGGCGACATCGGCCGGCTGCGCGGCGACGGCTCGTTCGTATACGAGACTCGCGCCGGCGACGCCATGCGGCTCGGCGGTTTCCTGGTCGCGCCGGGCGAGATCGAGGACGAGCTCAAGGCCTGCGCGGGCGTTGCCGATGCCCAGGTGGTCGCGGTCGATCTGAAGGGCCAGGCGCGCTGCGTTGCTTTCGTGATCTCGGCCCAAGATCTGCACGAAGAGCCGCCACAGCACGACGTACTGGTGGCGCGCCTGCGCGAGCGGCTCGCCGGGTACAAGATCCCGGCACGGATCTATGTCGTGGATGCCTTCCCGGTCACCGACAGCGCCAATGGCGTCAAGATCCAGCGCAACCGGCTCCGCACCATGGCGATGGAACGGATCGCTGCCGAATAG
- the upp gene encoding uracil phosphoribosyltransferase: protein MSSSNVNVVAHPLVQHKLSLMREKDRSTKSFREILNEIGMLLCYEVTRDLPLELVEIETPIAPMQAPKIAGKKLTLAPILRAGVGFLDGMLALMPSARIAHIGLYRDPDTLQAVEYYFKAPQDLSDRTVILMDPMLATGNSACAGASLLKARGARDIRFVCLLAAPEGIAQFQREHADVPIWTAAIDERLNDHGYIVPGLGDAGDRMFGTK, encoded by the coding sequence ATGAGCAGCAGCAACGTCAACGTGGTCGCCCATCCTTTGGTCCAGCACAAGCTCTCCCTGATGCGGGAGAAGGACCGCTCGACCAAGAGCTTTCGCGAGATCCTGAACGAGATCGGGATGCTGCTCTGCTACGAGGTGACGCGCGACCTGCCGCTCGAACTGGTCGAGATCGAGACGCCGATCGCGCCGATGCAGGCACCGAAGATCGCCGGCAAGAAGCTCACACTGGCGCCGATCCTGCGCGCCGGCGTGGGTTTCCTCGACGGCATGCTCGCGCTGATGCCCTCGGCGCGCATCGCCCATATCGGGCTCTACCGCGACCCCGATACCCTGCAGGCGGTGGAGTATTACTTCAAGGCGCCGCAGGATCTGTCCGACCGCACCGTGATCCTGATGGACCCGATGCTCGCGACCGGCAACTCGGCCTGCGCCGGTGCCTCCCTGCTCAAGGCGCGCGGCGCCCGCGACATCCGCTTCGTGTGCCTTCTTGCTGCACCGGAGGGCATCGCCCAGTTCCAACGGGAGCATGCCGACGTGCCGATCTGGACCGCCGCAATCGACGAGCGGCTCAACGACCACGGCTACATCGTGCCGGGCCTCGGCGATGCCGGCGACCGCATGTTCGGCACCAAGTAG